The Granulicella arctica genome has a segment encoding these proteins:
- a CDS encoding SOS response-associated peptidase, whose protein sequence is MCGRYVRKGDKQKLAEHFRARLNPPELPMPDADYNVAPTTHQPIVRQSRETGDRELILARWGLVPFFTKDLKDIKGLSTINARSETITTAPTWREPFKKRRCLVPVSSFYEWPKEGKPPKQPYAFELSNGSTFALAGLWDAWKDKEGHWLQSFAIVTTEANELMSRVHPRMPVILHPRDYDTWLDREQTEQLPVDLLRPLDSDEMEMFEANPKVGNVRNNGPELLRTAVAAAEDGALPL, encoded by the coding sequence ATGTGTGGCCGTTATGTTCGTAAAGGCGATAAGCAGAAACTGGCGGAGCATTTTCGGGCGCGGCTCAACCCGCCTGAGCTTCCAATGCCGGATGCTGACTATAACGTAGCGCCGACGACCCATCAGCCAATTGTTCGGCAGAGTCGAGAAACGGGCGACCGAGAGTTGATTCTCGCTCGTTGGGGTCTGGTGCCATTTTTCACGAAGGATCTTAAGGACATCAAAGGCCTGTCTACGATCAATGCGCGTTCGGAAACGATTACCACGGCTCCAACGTGGCGAGAACCTTTTAAGAAGCGTCGCTGCCTTGTGCCAGTTTCCAGCTTTTACGAATGGCCAAAAGAAGGCAAGCCGCCTAAGCAGCCCTATGCCTTCGAACTGAGCAATGGAAGCACATTTGCGCTTGCAGGCTTGTGGGATGCCTGGAAAGACAAAGAGGGGCACTGGCTGCAGTCTTTCGCTATCGTGACGACTGAGGCAAATGAACTAATGAGCCGGGTCCATCCGAGGATGCCCGTTATCCTCCACCCTCGCGACTACGACACATGGCTGGACAGGGAACAAACCGAACAGCTCCCGGTCGATCTGCTGCGACCGCTCGACTCCGACGAAATGGAGATGTTCGAAGCCAATCCCAAAGTCGGCAACGTCCGAAACAACGGCCCGGAACTCCTGCGAACCGCCGTTGCTGCTGCTGAAGATGGGGCTTTACCTCTCTAA
- a CDS encoding single-stranded DNA-binding protein translates to MINNLNRSALMGYLGADAKQAASTAPVTFSIAVSSHWTDNSGDRQTRTDWQNIVVFGNLRKYAEKLRKGDRVYVEAEARNNNYERKIGTETVKFYETEFLAAAIERVAIRTETDTDE, encoded by the coding sequence ATGATCAACAACCTGAACCGTTCCGCATTAATGGGCTATCTCGGAGCCGACGCCAAACAGGCCGCCAGCACCGCGCCCGTCACTTTCTCGATTGCCGTCTCTTCACATTGGACGGACAACTCGGGCGACCGGCAGACCCGCACCGATTGGCAGAACATCGTTGTCTTCGGCAATCTCCGCAAGTACGCAGAAAAGCTCAGAAAGGGAGACCGCGTGTACGTCGAGGCCGAGGCTCGGAACAACAACTACGAACGCAAGATCGGCACCGAGACCGTGAAGTTCTACGAAACCGAGTTCCTGGCCGCAGCCATTGAGCGGGTTGCTATCAGGACTGAGACCGACACGGACGAGTAA